Proteins co-encoded in one Prunus persica cultivar Lovell chromosome G6, Prunus_persica_NCBIv2, whole genome shotgun sequence genomic window:
- the LOC109949952 gene encoding uncharacterized protein LOC109949952 isoform X3 → MVQGIGSDGIFRWNDDFDGGGGFSDASGASEWSQNSESLKRDIGSSSAHEHNISEAANKRLKEVPIDSNEKAQLAQTLLGLRPLGLNLGKTPSFLDLTERIVPRKNKIIRAPEIIHNDFQLMSDKEKLKASNFGATLLRIGSFQRVTQHEGDLVAKCYYAKRKLVWEILDQGLKSKIEVQWSDILSMRAVIEENQPGILEIELKQPPSFHRESNPLPRKHTVWNVATDFTNGEALIHRRHYVQFAPGVLDKHYEKLVQRELRFFELSQKPFPSRRSPYFQSDSNDGIAEISFNFDGHGPEIPSNFQSTLSPCVQTRPTQKIRRYEQAKPSLRIKDSTSPISVMDFSSTLDEANSFQAVENPHMPYWDQGRITETTNFAEFFGGEQLPGLVSVAAAPQMNPTISFQNFNAYDQALERANLESQILASIENKLLFESEVEFSDEQFMTQVNSLIGFPEQVNPAVGTGTRHTNYGQQMTGNGNLVPSATVNALQPHPKSWVPPPPQPASWGVPPPPQPASWGLPPPPQPASWGLPPPPQPASWGVPPPPQPASWGVPPPPQPASWGVPLPPQPASWGVPPPPQPASWGVPPPPQPASWGVPPQGSAENSGIHMAGHNSLHSPFSQNQRMEDFNNLANRWNPQI, encoded by the exons atggttCAGGGGATTGGTTCTGATGGGATTTTCAGGTGGAACGATGATTTTGATGGCGGTGGTGGGTTTAGTGACGCTTCTGGTGCTTCTGAGTGGTCTCAGAATTCGGAGTCTTTGAAGCGTGACATTGGTTCTAGTTCTGCTCATGAGCACAATATCTCAGAAGCTGCAAACAAGAGGCTCAAGGAAGTTCCCATTGATTCTAATGAAAAG GCTCAACTGGCTCAAACTCTTCTAGGCTTACGTCCTCTTGGTTTGAATCTTGGGAAGACACCCTCTTTTCTGGACTTAACAGAAAGGATTGTGCCCCGGAAAAATAAGATTATTCGAGCACCCGAAATTATTcataatgattttcaattaatgtctgacaaggaaaaactTAAGGCTTCTAACTTTGGTGCAACATTACTCAGAATTGGTTCATTTCAG AGAGTAACTCAACATGAAGGTGATCTGGTGGCCAAATGTTACTATGCTAAGCGAAAACTGGTGTGGGAAATCTTAGATCAAGGTTTGAAGAGCAAGATTGAAGTGCAGTGGTCCGATATTTTATCAATGAGAGCTGTTATTGAAGAAAATCAGCCTGGAATTCTAGAAATTGAG TTAAAGCAGCCACCTTCTTTCCACCGGGAATCGAATCCGCTGCCAAGAAAGCATACCGTGTGGAATGTGGCAACAGATTTCACCAACGGTGAAGCTCTCATTCACAG GAGGCATTATGTTCAATTTGCTCCAGGTGTTCTTGACAAACACTATGAGAAGCTCGTACAACGCGAACTCCGGTTTTTCGAACTGAGCCAAAAACCTTTCCCAAGTCGAAGATCTCCCTACTTTCAGTCAGACTCCAACGATGGAATTGCagaaatttcttttaattttgatggaCATGGGCCAGAAATCCCCTCCAATTTCCAGTCAACCTTGTCACCATGTGTCCAGACACGTCCTACTCAAAAAATTCGAAGATATGAACAAGCCAAACCATCTCTTAGGATCAAGGATTCGACTTCACCAATATCAG TTATGGATTTTTCTTCGACTTTAGATGAGGCAAACAGCTTCCAAGCTGTTGAAAATCCACATATGCCATACTGGGATCAAGGAAGAATCACAGAAACGACCAACTTTGCAGAGTTTTTCGGGGGAGAGCAACTTCCAGGATTGGTTTCTGTTGCTGCAGCACCTCAAATGAATCCAACCATTTCCTTCCAGAACTTTAATGCATATGATCAAGCGTTGGAACGCGCTAATCTAGAGTCTCAAATACTCGCTTCCATTGAAAACAAGTTGTTGTTTGAGTCAGAAGTTGAGTTTAGTGATGAACAATTCATGACACAGGTCAACTCACTAATTGGATTCCCAGAGCAAGTGAATCCTGCAGTTGGAACTGGTACAAGGCACACAAACTATGGACAACAAATGACTGGTAACGGAAACTTGGTTCCCAGTGCAACTGTTAATGCACTCCAGCCTCATCCAAAGAGCTGGGTGCCGCCACCACCTCAACCAGCCAGCTGGGGGGTGCCGCCACCACCTCAACCAGCCAGCTGGGGGTTGCCGCCACCACCTCAACCAGCCAGCTGGGGGTTGCCGCCACCACCTCAACCAGCCAGCTGGGGGGTGCCGCCACCACCTCAACCAGCCAGCTGGGGGGTGCCGCCACCACCTCAACCAGCCAGCTGGGGGGTGCCGCTACCACCTCAACCAGCCAGCTGGGGGGTGCCGCCACCACCTCAACCAGCCAGCTGGGGGGTGCCGCCACCACCTCAACCAGCCAGCTGGGGG GTGCCGCCACAAGGTTCTGCCGAGAACTCAGGGATACATATGGCTGGGCACAACTCACTGCATTCACCtttctctcaaaatcaaaGGATGGAAGATTTCAATAATTTGGCAAACCGCTGGAATCCACAAATATGA
- the LOC109949952 gene encoding uncharacterized protein LOC109949952 isoform X2, which yields MVQGIGSDGIFRWNDDFDGGGGFSDASGASEWSQNSESLKRDIGSSSAHEHNISEAANKRLKEVPIDSNEKAQLAQTLLGLRPLGLNLGKTPSFLDLTERIVPRKNKIIRAPEIIHNDFQLMSDKEKLKASNFGATLLRIGSFQRVTQHEGDLVAKCYYAKRKLVWEILDQGLKSKIEVQWSDILSMRAVIEENQPGILEIELKQPPSFHRESNPLPRKHTVWNVATDFTNGEALIHRRHYVQFAPGVLDKHYEKLVQRELRFFELSQKPFPSRRSPYFQSDSNDGIAEISFNFDGHGPEIPSNFQSTLSPCVQTRPTQKIRRYEQAKPSLRIKDSTSPISDEANSFQAVENPHMPYWDQGRITETTNFAEFFGGEQLPGLVSVAAAPQMNPTISFQNFNAYDQALERANLESQILASIENKLLFESEVEFSDEQFMTQVNSLIGFPEQVNPAVGTGTRHTNYGQQMTGNGNLVPSATVNALQPHPKSWVPPPPQPASWGVPPPPQPASWGLPPPPQPASWGLPPPPQPASWGVPPPPQPASWGVPPPPQPASWGVPLPPQPASWGVPPPPQPASWGVPPPPQPASWGVPPPPQPASWEVPPQGSAENSGIHMAGHNSLHSPFSQNQRMEDFNNLANRWNPQI from the exons atggttCAGGGGATTGGTTCTGATGGGATTTTCAGGTGGAACGATGATTTTGATGGCGGTGGTGGGTTTAGTGACGCTTCTGGTGCTTCTGAGTGGTCTCAGAATTCGGAGTCTTTGAAGCGTGACATTGGTTCTAGTTCTGCTCATGAGCACAATATCTCAGAAGCTGCAAACAAGAGGCTCAAGGAAGTTCCCATTGATTCTAATGAAAAG GCTCAACTGGCTCAAACTCTTCTAGGCTTACGTCCTCTTGGTTTGAATCTTGGGAAGACACCCTCTTTTCTGGACTTAACAGAAAGGATTGTGCCCCGGAAAAATAAGATTATTCGAGCACCCGAAATTATTcataatgattttcaattaatgtctgacaaggaaaaactTAAGGCTTCTAACTTTGGTGCAACATTACTCAGAATTGGTTCATTTCAG AGAGTAACTCAACATGAAGGTGATCTGGTGGCCAAATGTTACTATGCTAAGCGAAAACTGGTGTGGGAAATCTTAGATCAAGGTTTGAAGAGCAAGATTGAAGTGCAGTGGTCCGATATTTTATCAATGAGAGCTGTTATTGAAGAAAATCAGCCTGGAATTCTAGAAATTGAG TTAAAGCAGCCACCTTCTTTCCACCGGGAATCGAATCCGCTGCCAAGAAAGCATACCGTGTGGAATGTGGCAACAGATTTCACCAACGGTGAAGCTCTCATTCACAG GAGGCATTATGTTCAATTTGCTCCAGGTGTTCTTGACAAACACTATGAGAAGCTCGTACAACGCGAACTCCGGTTTTTCGAACTGAGCCAAAAACCTTTCCCAAGTCGAAGATCTCCCTACTTTCAGTCAGACTCCAACGATGGAATTGCagaaatttcttttaattttgatggaCATGGGCCAGAAATCCCCTCCAATTTCCAGTCAACCTTGTCACCATGTGTCCAGACACGTCCTACTCAAAAAATTCGAAGATATGAACAAGCCAAACCATCTCTTAGGATCAAGGATTCGACTTCACCAATATCAG ATGAGGCAAACAGCTTCCAAGCTGTTGAAAATCCACATATGCCATACTGGGATCAAGGAAGAATCACAGAAACGACCAACTTTGCAGAGTTTTTCGGGGGAGAGCAACTTCCAGGATTGGTTTCTGTTGCTGCAGCACCTCAAATGAATCCAACCATTTCCTTCCAGAACTTTAATGCATATGATCAAGCGTTGGAACGCGCTAATCTAGAGTCTCAAATACTCGCTTCCATTGAAAACAAGTTGTTGTTTGAGTCAGAAGTTGAGTTTAGTGATGAACAATTCATGACACAGGTCAACTCACTAATTGGATTCCCAGAGCAAGTGAATCCTGCAGTTGGAACTGGTACAAGGCACACAAACTATGGACAACAAATGACTGGTAACGGAAACTTGGTTCCCAGTGCAACTGTTAATGCACTCCAGCCTCATCCAAAGAGCTGGGTGCCGCCACCACCTCAACCAGCCAGCTGGGGGGTGCCGCCACCACCTCAACCAGCCAGCTGGGGGTTGCCGCCACCACCTCAACCAGCCAGCTGGGGGTTGCCGCCACCACCTCAACCAGCCAGCTGGGGGGTGCCGCCACCACCTCAACCAGCCAGCTGGGGGGTGCCGCCACCACCTCAACCAGCCAGCTGGGGGGTGCCGCTACCACCTCAACCAGCCAGCTGGGGGGTGCCGCCACCACCTCAACCAGCCAGCTGGGGGGTGCCGCCACCACCTCAACCAGCCAGCTGGGGGGTGCCGCCACCACCTCAACCAGCCAGCTGGGAGGTGCCGCCACAAGGTTCTGCCGAGAACTCAGGGATACATATGGCTGGGCACAACTCACTGCATTCACCtttctctcaaaatcaaaGGATGGAAGATTTCAATAATTTGGCAAACCGCTGGAATCCACAAATATGA
- the LOC109949952 gene encoding uncharacterized protein LOC109949952 isoform X1 — protein sequence MVQGIGSDGIFRWNDDFDGGGGFSDASGASEWSQNSESLKRDIGSSSAHEHNISEAANKRLKEVPIDSNEKAQLAQTLLGLRPLGLNLGKTPSFLDLTERIVPRKNKIIRAPEIIHNDFQLMSDKEKLKASNFGATLLRIGSFQRVTQHEGDLVAKCYYAKRKLVWEILDQGLKSKIEVQWSDILSMRAVIEENQPGILEIELKQPPSFHRESNPLPRKHTVWNVATDFTNGEALIHRRHYVQFAPGVLDKHYEKLVQRELRFFELSQKPFPSRRSPYFQSDSNDGIAEISFNFDGHGPEIPSNFQSTLSPCVQTRPTQKIRRYEQAKPSLRIKDSTSPISVMDFSSTLDEANSFQAVENPHMPYWDQGRITETTNFAEFFGGEQLPGLVSVAAAPQMNPTISFQNFNAYDQALERANLESQILASIENKLLFESEVEFSDEQFMTQVNSLIGFPEQVNPAVGTGTRHTNYGQQMTGNGNLVPSATVNALQPHPKSWVPPPPQPASWGVPPPPQPASWGLPPPPQPASWGLPPPPQPASWGVPPPPQPASWGVPPPPQPASWGVPLPPQPASWGVPPPPQPASWGVPPPPQPASWGVPPPPQPASWEVPPQGSAENSGIHMAGHNSLHSPFSQNQRMEDFNNLANRWNPQI from the exons atggttCAGGGGATTGGTTCTGATGGGATTTTCAGGTGGAACGATGATTTTGATGGCGGTGGTGGGTTTAGTGACGCTTCTGGTGCTTCTGAGTGGTCTCAGAATTCGGAGTCTTTGAAGCGTGACATTGGTTCTAGTTCTGCTCATGAGCACAATATCTCAGAAGCTGCAAACAAGAGGCTCAAGGAAGTTCCCATTGATTCTAATGAAAAG GCTCAACTGGCTCAAACTCTTCTAGGCTTACGTCCTCTTGGTTTGAATCTTGGGAAGACACCCTCTTTTCTGGACTTAACAGAAAGGATTGTGCCCCGGAAAAATAAGATTATTCGAGCACCCGAAATTATTcataatgattttcaattaatgtctgacaaggaaaaactTAAGGCTTCTAACTTTGGTGCAACATTACTCAGAATTGGTTCATTTCAG AGAGTAACTCAACATGAAGGTGATCTGGTGGCCAAATGTTACTATGCTAAGCGAAAACTGGTGTGGGAAATCTTAGATCAAGGTTTGAAGAGCAAGATTGAAGTGCAGTGGTCCGATATTTTATCAATGAGAGCTGTTATTGAAGAAAATCAGCCTGGAATTCTAGAAATTGAG TTAAAGCAGCCACCTTCTTTCCACCGGGAATCGAATCCGCTGCCAAGAAAGCATACCGTGTGGAATGTGGCAACAGATTTCACCAACGGTGAAGCTCTCATTCACAG GAGGCATTATGTTCAATTTGCTCCAGGTGTTCTTGACAAACACTATGAGAAGCTCGTACAACGCGAACTCCGGTTTTTCGAACTGAGCCAAAAACCTTTCCCAAGTCGAAGATCTCCCTACTTTCAGTCAGACTCCAACGATGGAATTGCagaaatttcttttaattttgatggaCATGGGCCAGAAATCCCCTCCAATTTCCAGTCAACCTTGTCACCATGTGTCCAGACACGTCCTACTCAAAAAATTCGAAGATATGAACAAGCCAAACCATCTCTTAGGATCAAGGATTCGACTTCACCAATATCAG TTATGGATTTTTCTTCGACTTTAGATGAGGCAAACAGCTTCCAAGCTGTTGAAAATCCACATATGCCATACTGGGATCAAGGAAGAATCACAGAAACGACCAACTTTGCAGAGTTTTTCGGGGGAGAGCAACTTCCAGGATTGGTTTCTGTTGCTGCAGCACCTCAAATGAATCCAACCATTTCCTTCCAGAACTTTAATGCATATGATCAAGCGTTGGAACGCGCTAATCTAGAGTCTCAAATACTCGCTTCCATTGAAAACAAGTTGTTGTTTGAGTCAGAAGTTGAGTTTAGTGATGAACAATTCATGACACAGGTCAACTCACTAATTGGATTCCCAGAGCAAGTGAATCCTGCAGTTGGAACTGGTACAAGGCACACAAACTATGGACAACAAATGACTGGTAACGGAAACTTGGTTCCCAGTGCAACTGTTAATGCACTCCAGCCTCATCCAAAGAGCTGGGTGCCGCCACCACCTCAACCAGCCAGCTGGGGGGTGCCGCCACCACCTCAACCAGCCAGCTGGGGGTTGCCGCCACCACCTCAACCAGCCAGCTGGGGGTTGCCGCCACCACCTCAACCAGCCAGCTGGGGGGTGCCGCCACCACCTCAACCAGCCAGCTGGGGGGTGCCGCCACCACCTCAACCAGCCAGCTGGGGGGTGCCGCTACCACCTCAACCAGCCAGCTGGGGGGTGCCGCCACCACCTCAACCAGCCAGCTGGGGGGTGCCGCCACCACCTCAACCAGCCAGCTGGGGGGTGCCGCCACCACCTCAACCAGCCAGCTGGGAGGTGCCGCCACAAGGTTCTGCCGAGAACTCAGGGATACATATGGCTGGGCACAACTCACTGCATTCACCtttctctcaaaatcaaaGGATGGAAGATTTCAATAATTTGGCAAACCGCTGGAATCCACAAATATGA
- the LOC18771962 gene encoding uncharacterized protein LOC18771962 codes for MGSSSVITPEDVLESLMNDGTIDALRLKIINQLKANEELKKTTIKMAEQSKVLNTPGAEKQTKRELFDALRQELETQVLEKASKSVWELILDNNGLGKEINHTVERVFCKLSGREPPLFPPPDANENANDKEKEKEKGKGKGKGKGKGKETAASDSHEKEKSNSVFKKRSFSELNEQGEVEDHQVAAKSDEPPAVVPEEDSQVLKT; via the exons ATGGGTTCTTCTTCGGTGATAACCCCCGAAGATGTATTAGAGTCTCTGATGAACGATGGTACCATTGATGCTCTCAGGTTAAAGATCATCAATCAGCTCAAAGCCAAt GAAGAGCTGAAGAAGACGACCATTAAAATGGCGGAACAGAGCAAAGTTCTCAACACTCCTGGGGCcgagaaacaaacaaaaagagagcTTTTTGATGCACTTAGGCAGGAGCTTGAAACCCAAGTGCTTGAGAAGGCCTCTAAGTCTGTTTGGGAGTTAATTTTAGACAACAATGGATTGGGAAAGGAAATCAACCATACAGTTGAAAGGGTATTTTGCAAATTGAGTGGCCGCGAACCGCCGCTGTTTCCTCCTCCTGATGCCAATGAAAATGCCAatgacaaggaaaaagaaaaagagaaaggtaaaggcaaaggcaaaggcaaaggcaaaggcaaggaAACAGCAGCAAGTGATTCACATGAGAAGGAGAAATCAAATTCTGTATTCAAGAAGAGGAGTTTTAGTGAACTAAATGAACAAGGTGAAGTAGAAGACCATCAAGTTGCAGCTAAATCTGATGAACCTCCAGCTGTTGTGCCTGAAGAAGACTCACAAGTTTTGAAGACTTGA
- the LOC18772853 gene encoding peptide chain release factor PrfB2, chloroplastic, whose protein sequence is MSSFMFRKRASSGSWVVLCQNPEAKTQFVPYLLFSTLSEPQPTTLNKPSKPQNLSNSIENKRILDSGSSSFSLKTSKTLLGSVHNHTFSRNIFVSGSKPLALSSASGKNITGSHCSPLSSISFGSQRRGIWHLSTENRVLASGCGVLVLPMVKSLYSSRGGLAPCSLGCLFGTQAAMEPSTCDGLTVDRIIASEWLILDEDESDWKSHAAAIAQSIHLIKKRLQWKKLMIRLDLLSAEVNKPDLWNDPVHAGKISREHGSLMGKMKEVKAFERELLEHIDMVKLAREENDGELESESMNALLKMRITSKEKETEALLAGEQDPCSCYIEVQSGAGGTESNDWAAMVMQMYKVWAQQRGYKISVVDEMPGEIAGIKRATIKVDGEYAFGYAKAEVGVHRLVRISPFDSSKRRHTSFAAVAVTPINEDASAHVQINESDLRIERFRSGGPGGQHANTTDSAVRIVHVPTGITATSQNERSQHMNKASAMAVLQSRLDQLEMARQTQMNAQYSQSLTDITWGSQIRSYVLHPYRMVKDLRTNYEVSDPDSVLEGDLDGFIMSYLSASLDKDEDDR, encoded by the exons ATGTCATCTTTCATGTTCAGAAAGAGAGCAAGCAGTGGATCCTGGGTGGTTCTCTGTCAAAACCCTGAAGCTAAAACCCAGTTTGTTCCCTATTTACTATTCTCCACTCTATCTGAACCCCAACCCACTACACTGAATAAACCCTCAAAGCCtcaaaatttatcaaattcaattgaaaACAAGAGGATTTTGGATTCTGGGTCGTCCTCGTTTTCGCTTAAAACCTCAAAAACCCTACTTGGGTCTGTCCACAATCACACCTTTTCACGTAATATCTTCGTTTCAGGCTCCAAGCCTCTGGCTTTAAGCTCTGCTTCCGGGAAAAATATCACTGGGTCTCATTGTAGTCCCCTGTCTTCAATCTCATTTGGTTCACAAAGGCGTGGTATTTGGCATTTGAGCACAGAAAACAGGGTTTTGGCTTCTGGGTGTGGTGTTTTGGTGCTTCCAATGGTGAAAAGTTTATATTCGTCTCGTGGTGGTCTCGCGCCTTGCAGCTTGGGTTGCTTGTTTGGTACGCAGGCTGCTATGGAGCCGTCGACCTGTGATGGGCTTACAGTTGATCGAATCATTGCTAGTGAGTGGCTAATTCTGGATGAGGATGAGAGTGATTGGAAGAGTCACGCTGCTGCAATTGCCCAATCCATTCATCTAATTAAGAAACGTTTGCAG TGGAAGAAGTTGATGATTAGGTTGGATCTGTTATCAGCGGAGGTGAATAAACCAGACCTTTGGAATGATCCTGTACATGCAGGGAAGATAAGCCGTGAGCATGGTTCACTTATGGGTAAAATGAAAGAAGTGAAGGCATTTGAGCGGGAATTGCTTGAGCATATAGACATGGTAAAGCTTGCCCGTGAAGAGAATGACGGAGAGCTGGAATCG GAATCCATGAACGCTTTGCTTAAAATGAGAATAACTTCAAAGGAGAAGGAGACTGAAGCTTTGTTAGCTGGGGAGCAGGATCCTTGCTCATGTTACATAGAG GTTCAATCAGGAGCTGGGGGTACAGAGAGCAATGACTGGGCAGCAATGGTCATGCAGATGTATAAAGTGTGGGCTCAACAACGTGGATATAAAATATCTGTGGTGGATGAAATGCCGGGTGAGATTGCAGGAATCAAG CGGGCAACAATTAAAGTTGATGGTGAGTATGCTTTTGGATATGCCAAAGCAGAAGTAGGAGTGCACAGGTTGGTACGGATCTCACCTTTTGACAGTAGTAAGCGCAGGCATACCTCTTTTGCTGCTGTTGCTGTGACTCCAATCAATGAAGACGCGTCTGCTCATGTACAAATTAATGAATCTGATCTGCGCATTGAGCGATTTCGTTCTGGGGGACCTGGAGGCCAGCATGCTAATACAACTGATAGTGCTGTGAGGATTGTTCACGTTCCTACAGGAATTACTGCTACTAGTCAAAATGAGAG ATCACAACATATGAATAAAGCTTCAGCAATGGCTGTTCTTCAGTCGCGACTAGACCAGCTTGAGATGGCACGCCAGACTCAGATGAATGCACAGTATTCACAATCTCTTACTGACATAACCTGGGGCAGCCAGATACGTAGCTACGTGCTCCAT CCATACCGGATGGTGAAAGATCTTCGAACAAACTACGAAGTCTCGGATCCCGATTCTGTCCTTGAGGGAGATCTAGATGGCTTCATCATGAGTTATTTATCAGCTTCCTTGGATAAAGATGAAGATGACCGCTAA
- the LOC18773419 gene encoding RNA pseudouridine synthase 1 isoform X1 produces the protein MSKRCRIYGNQYNLLTKMPFPLPLFSLQPATLFFTPKAFVFLSRSSITMSVQFDAINPSSQNALQTSQNYPVPLSPPLPPISKHIELARAMSASSKSSLFSLSRDDVVFEDQWLIVVNKPQGVYCESVLESVPQLLCDSAESVAGTPANQLELHLANRLDRDTSGLMVITKSHKVASKLVKAFTDHKISKTYIARCIGSAPKWERITLKSGHGRSKFGAWRVYAASDVGRTLPGGSMVRDMETSFEVLSINGQGSLKEPSEFKKDEANTIVVQEKAVIDKDTKKDEILVRARPRSGRTHQIRLHCQYLGISIRGDVKYEGVYEWKGRTYDGHELHAESLSFEHPITGLPVMFQAPVPSWASQALQP, from the exons ATGTCAAAACGATGTCGTATTTATGGAAACCAGTACAATTTGTTGACAAAAATGCCCTtccctcttcctctcttctctctccaacCCGCCACTCTCTTCTTCACCCCAAAAGCCTTCGTTTTTCTCAGCCGCAGCTCAATCACCATGTCAGTCCAGTTCGACGCCATAAATCCCAGTTCCCAAAATGCCCTCCAAACCTCCCAGAATTACCCCGTGCCCCTCTCCCCGCCTCTGCCACCCATCTCAAAGCACATAGAGCTGGCGAGAGCCATGTCTGCCTCCTCCAAATCCAGCCTCTTTTCCCTCTCTAGAGACGACGTCGTTTTCGAGGACCAGTGGCTCATTGTTGTCAACAAACCTCAGGGAGTTTACTGTGAGAGCGTGTTGGAATCGGTCCCTCAGCTTCTCTGTGACTCGGCCGAGTCAG TTGCAGGGACCCCGGCCAACCAGCTAGAACTCCATCTTGCAAATCGGCTTGATCGTGACACTAGTGGGCTAATGGTAATAACCAAGTCACACAAAGTAGCTTCCAAGCTTGTGAAGGCATTTACTGatcacaaaatttcaaaaacataCATTGCACGCTGCATTGGTTCAGCTCCGAAATGGGAAAGAATCACCCTTAAATCAGGTCATGGTCGGTCAAAATTTGGGGCCTGGCGAGTGTATGCTGCTTCAGATGTAGGCCGTACACTTCCAGGTGGATCAATGGTCAGAGACATGGAAACATCCTTTGAAGTATTATCAATAAATGGACAAGGGAGCTTGAAAGAGCCATCTGAATTTAAGAAAGATGAAGCAAATACTATAGTAGTTCAAGAGAAAGCTGTAATAGATAAAGACACAAAGAAGGATGAGATTTTGGTGAGAGCGCGTCCTAGGAGTGGAAGAACACATCAAATCCGCCTGCATTGCCAGTATCTTGGAATTTCCATAAGAGGGGATGTCAAGTATGAGGGCGTGTATGAGTGGAAAGGGAGAACTTATGATGGCCATGAACTTCATGCGGAGAGCTTGTCTTTTGAGCACCCCATTACTGGTCTTCCAGTAATGTTTCAGGCACCTGTACCTTCTTGGGCCAGCCAGGCTTTGCAGCCCTAG
- the LOC18773419 gene encoding RNA pseudouridine synthase 1 isoform X2 codes for MSKRCRIYGNQYNLLTKMPFPLPLFSLQPATLFFTPKAFVFLSRSSITMSVQFDAINPSSQNALQTSQNYPVPLSPPLPPISKHIELARAMSASSKSSLFSLSRDDVVFEDQWLIVVNKPQGVYCESVLESVPQLLCDSAESGTPANQLELHLANRLDRDTSGLMVITKSHKVASKLVKAFTDHKISKTYIARCIGSAPKWERITLKSGHGRSKFGAWRVYAASDVGRTLPGGSMVRDMETSFEVLSINGQGSLKEPSEFKKDEANTIVVQEKAVIDKDTKKDEILVRARPRSGRTHQIRLHCQYLGISIRGDVKYEGVYEWKGRTYDGHELHAESLSFEHPITGLPVMFQAPVPSWASQALQP; via the exons ATGTCAAAACGATGTCGTATTTATGGAAACCAGTACAATTTGTTGACAAAAATGCCCTtccctcttcctctcttctctctccaacCCGCCACTCTCTTCTTCACCCCAAAAGCCTTCGTTTTTCTCAGCCGCAGCTCAATCACCATGTCAGTCCAGTTCGACGCCATAAATCCCAGTTCCCAAAATGCCCTCCAAACCTCCCAGAATTACCCCGTGCCCCTCTCCCCGCCTCTGCCACCCATCTCAAAGCACATAGAGCTGGCGAGAGCCATGTCTGCCTCCTCCAAATCCAGCCTCTTTTCCCTCTCTAGAGACGACGTCGTTTTCGAGGACCAGTGGCTCATTGTTGTCAACAAACCTCAGGGAGTTTACTGTGAGAGCGTGTTGGAATCGGTCCCTCAGCTTCTCTGTGACTCGGCCGAGTCAG GGACCCCGGCCAACCAGCTAGAACTCCATCTTGCAAATCGGCTTGATCGTGACACTAGTGGGCTAATGGTAATAACCAAGTCACACAAAGTAGCTTCCAAGCTTGTGAAGGCATTTACTGatcacaaaatttcaaaaacataCATTGCACGCTGCATTGGTTCAGCTCCGAAATGGGAAAGAATCACCCTTAAATCAGGTCATGGTCGGTCAAAATTTGGGGCCTGGCGAGTGTATGCTGCTTCAGATGTAGGCCGTACACTTCCAGGTGGATCAATGGTCAGAGACATGGAAACATCCTTTGAAGTATTATCAATAAATGGACAAGGGAGCTTGAAAGAGCCATCTGAATTTAAGAAAGATGAAGCAAATACTATAGTAGTTCAAGAGAAAGCTGTAATAGATAAAGACACAAAGAAGGATGAGATTTTGGTGAGAGCGCGTCCTAGGAGTGGAAGAACACATCAAATCCGCCTGCATTGCCAGTATCTTGGAATTTCCATAAGAGGGGATGTCAAGTATGAGGGCGTGTATGAGTGGAAAGGGAGAACTTATGATGGCCATGAACTTCATGCGGAGAGCTTGTCTTTTGAGCACCCCATTACTGGTCTTCCAGTAATGTTTCAGGCACCTGTACCTTCTTGGGCCAGCCAGGCTTTGCAGCCCTAG